One segment of Caldanaerobius polysaccharolyticus DSM 13641 DNA contains the following:
- the yicI gene encoding alpha-xylosidase yields the protein MKFTDGNWLIRKGFNIYGAAEVNSVEIGENSITVYVPYFHLRDRGDTLAGPLLTVRISSPRENIICVQAYHFKGRRRRGPEFTINKQDDVKVDIQEGDDFVSLTSGTLTVKIKKTGGWAMDFYSGDKRITGSGYKSMAYITSQNGDVYMREQLDLGVDECVYGLGERFTPFVKNGQVVDIWNRDGGTSSEQAYKNIPFYITNKGYGVFVNDPGCVSYEIASERVSKVQFSVPGEYLEYYVINGPSMKEVLVNYTALTGRPALPPAWSFGLWLTTSFLTDYDEKTVTRFIDGMAERDVPLHVFHFDCFWMKEFQWCDFEWDERYFSDPEGMLKRLKERGLKICVWINPYIAQKSRLFDEGMEKGYLLKRPNGDVWQWDLWQPGMGIVDFTNPEACEWYASKLRRLLDMGVDCFKTDFGERIPTDVVYYDGSDPEKMHNYYTYLYNRTVYNVLCERFGRGNAVLFARSATAGSQQFPVHWGGDCYATYESMAESLRGGLSLCLSGFGFWSHDIGGFESTATPDIYKRWVAFGLLSSHSRLHGSKAYKVPWLYDEEAVDVLRFFTKLKCSLMPYLFSAACEAAYKGIPVMRAMVLEFTDDPTCYYLDKQYMLGDSLLVAPIFNEEGMAVYYLPQGRWTNYFTGEVVEGGCWRREKHGYMSIPLMVRPNSVIATGHEDSRPDYDYADGVVFQVFELQDGACASTTVYSTDGWPEVEFTAKRAKDVIEVKVQGATKPWSVVLRGIKEIKSVDSATYSVEQLGTRIVPDRGACSLCINL from the coding sequence ATGAAGTTTACAGACGGCAACTGGCTTATAAGGAAAGGGTTTAACATTTACGGCGCTGCAGAGGTCAATAGCGTTGAGATAGGTGAAAACTCTATTACGGTATACGTGCCGTATTTCCACCTGAGGGATAGAGGGGATACTTTAGCAGGTCCTTTATTGACTGTAAGGATTTCTTCTCCGAGAGAAAATATAATATGCGTACAAGCGTATCACTTTAAGGGAAGGCGCAGGAGAGGTCCTGAGTTTACTATCAACAAACAAGATGATGTAAAAGTTGACATTCAAGAAGGTGATGACTTTGTCAGTCTTACCAGCGGGACTTTGACTGTTAAAATCAAAAAGACAGGCGGTTGGGCCATGGATTTTTACAGCGGCGATAAGCGCATTACTGGCAGCGGCTATAAGAGCATGGCGTACATTACGTCTCAGAATGGCGACGTGTATATGCGGGAACAGCTGGATTTGGGTGTAGATGAATGTGTATATGGATTGGGGGAACGTTTCACTCCTTTTGTTAAGAACGGGCAGGTAGTGGATATATGGAACAGAGATGGGGGTACCAGCAGTGAACAGGCGTACAAAAACATACCTTTTTATATAACCAATAAAGGTTACGGCGTTTTTGTCAACGATCCTGGTTGTGTCTCCTATGAAATAGCCTCTGAAAGGGTATCCAAGGTTCAGTTCAGCGTTCCAGGCGAATACCTGGAATACTATGTGATCAATGGTCCTTCCATGAAAGAGGTACTGGTGAATTACACGGCGCTTACTGGAAGGCCAGCGTTACCGCCAGCCTGGTCTTTTGGCCTTTGGTTGACCACGTCTTTTTTGACGGATTATGATGAGAAAACCGTTACCAGATTTATTGATGGTATGGCTGAAAGAGATGTGCCACTTCACGTCTTCCACTTTGATTGTTTCTGGATGAAGGAGTTCCAGTGGTGTGATTTTGAATGGGATGAGAGGTATTTTTCTGATCCTGAGGGCATGCTAAAGCGCCTCAAGGAGAGAGGGCTTAAGATATGCGTATGGATCAATCCGTATATTGCGCAAAAATCCAGGCTGTTTGATGAGGGCATGGAGAAAGGGTATTTATTAAAGAGGCCCAATGGCGATGTGTGGCAGTGGGATTTATGGCAGCCAGGCATGGGTATAGTGGATTTCACCAATCCTGAGGCATGTGAATGGTATGCCAGTAAATTGAGAAGGCTGCTGGATATGGGAGTGGATTGCTTTAAGACAGATTTTGGAGAGAGAATCCCCACAGACGTCGTGTATTACGACGGCTCAGACCCTGAAAAGATGCACAATTATTATACATATCTGTACAACAGGACTGTGTACAATGTTTTATGCGAGAGATTTGGCAGAGGGAATGCCGTGTTGTTTGCCAGATCGGCTACGGCTGGCAGCCAGCAATTTCCTGTGCATTGGGGCGGGGATTGCTACGCAACGTATGAATCCATGGCTGAGAGCTTGCGCGGAGGTTTATCTTTGTGTTTATCAGGTTTTGGATTTTGGAGCCACGACATAGGGGGGTTTGAGAGCACGGCTACTCCGGATATATACAAAAGATGGGTAGCATTTGGGCTCTTATCTTCTCACAGCCGCCTTCATGGCAGCAAAGCGTACAAGGTACCGTGGCTGTACGACGAGGAAGCTGTAGACGTTTTACGCTTCTTTACAAAATTGAAGTGCAGTCTTATGCCGTACCTGTTCAGCGCGGCGTGCGAAGCGGCCTATAAAGGCATCCCTGTGATGAGAGCGATGGTTCTAGAGTTTACTGATGACCCCACCTGCTATTATCTGGATAAGCAGTACATGCTGGGCGATTCTCTGCTTGTTGCTCCCATATTCAACGAAGAGGGTATGGCGGTTTACTACCTGCCTCAGGGTAGGTGGACTAACTACTTTACCGGTGAGGTGGTAGAAGGAGGCTGCTGGAGAAGAGAAAAGCACGGTTACATGAGCATACCCCTCATGGTGCGCCCCAATAGCGTTATAGCTACAGGGCATGAGGATAGTAGACCGGACTACGATTACGCTGATGGCGTGGTTTTTCAGGTATTTGAGCTACAAGATGGGGCTTGTGCATCCACCACGGTGTACAGTACAGACGGTTGGCCTGAGGTCGAATTCACGGCAAAGCGAGCAAAAGATGTCATTGAGGTAAAGGTTCAAGGGGCTACCAAACCGTGGAGCGTGGTCTTGAGGGGGATAAAGGAGATAAAATCCGTGGATAGCGCAACGTACAGCGTAGAGCAACTGGGTACGAGGATAGTGCCTGATAGAGGCGCTTGTTCGTTGTGCATAAATCTGTAG
- a CDS encoding cyclic-di-AMP receptor produces MKLIIAIVQDEDSHKLMNKLTEEGFSFTKLATTGGFLRSGNTTLLIGIEEDKVDAVIDIIERVCKTRDQYITSVPPAGGTTGMFYSQPVEVTIGGATIFVVDVDKFKKV; encoded by the coding sequence GTGAAACTCATTATCGCTATTGTGCAGGATGAGGATTCCCATAAATTGATGAATAAGCTGACAGAGGAAGGTTTTAGCTTTACCAAGCTAGCTACCACAGGGGGGTTTTTGAGGTCAGGCAACACCACGCTTTTAATAGGAATTGAAGAGGACAAGGTGGATGCTGTCATAGATATAATCGAGAGGGTTTGCAAGACCAGAGACCAGTATATCACGTCAGTGCCGCCGGCGGGAGGTACCACAGGCATGTTTTACTCGCAGCCTGTAGAGGTCACAATAGGAGGCGCTACTATATTTGTGGTAGACGTAGATAAGTTTAAGAAGGTGTGA
- a CDS encoding aminotransferase class I/II-fold pyridoxal phosphate-dependent enzyme, translating into MRIPILEALEDYVQQGIVPMHMPGHKQGRGFIKACGKELKGFSFAQDMAKMDATEVPGLDNLHYPEGPIKEAEELAARAFGADYTFFIVNGSTAGVYAMILSVLNPGDTAIVMRNSHRSVYNGLILGGIRPCYVMPYFCREYGIAMGITSRDIAHAMDMYPEAKAVVITSPNYYGFCLDIKSIADEVHKRGKLLLVDEAHGAHLHFSKRLPDDAIAQGADMAVQSAHKTLCAFTQTAYLHVKSDRVNIERVREALRVVQSTSPSYMLMASLDYARALMEEKGKDMLEVAIDLAVEIRQRLKDVGIVCPGDEMIGRYGIAGFDTTKLIISMSHWGYSGYHIEKVLREQYKVQLEMSDPYNGLAMITMADDNSTVGALQKALMDMAQKFPKRGHLPVENVDIPLPPMALAPREAYYSPKAEVPLDQAEGMICGDFIVPYPPGIPVLCPGEMITKEAIECIGRYERVQGIKKEDALSIPVVSSF; encoded by the coding sequence ATGCGTATACCCATTTTAGAAGCGCTGGAAGATTACGTGCAACAAGGCATTGTGCCCATGCACATGCCAGGGCATAAACAGGGCAGGGGTTTTATAAAGGCTTGTGGCAAGGAGTTAAAAGGCTTTAGTTTTGCACAAGACATGGCGAAAATGGACGCCACCGAAGTCCCGGGCCTTGATAACCTCCATTACCCTGAAGGACCTATAAAAGAGGCAGAAGAATTGGCTGCTCGAGCTTTTGGGGCTGATTACACTTTTTTTATAGTAAATGGCTCTACAGCCGGGGTGTACGCTATGATTTTAAGCGTTTTAAACCCTGGCGATACCGCCATCGTTATGAGAAACAGCCACAGATCGGTGTACAACGGGTTAATACTTGGCGGCATAAGGCCCTGTTATGTAATGCCATATTTTTGCAGAGAGTACGGTATAGCCATGGGTATAACTTCCCGAGATATCGCCCATGCCATGGATATGTACCCTGAAGCTAAGGCCGTGGTCATCACCAGTCCCAATTATTACGGCTTTTGCCTTGATATAAAGTCTATTGCCGATGAAGTACACAAGAGGGGTAAGCTACTGCTGGTGGATGAAGCTCATGGCGCCCATCTTCATTTCAGCAAAAGATTACCTGATGATGCCATTGCCCAGGGAGCTGATATGGCTGTGCAAAGCGCACATAAGACATTGTGTGCTTTTACTCAAACAGCTTATCTCCATGTGAAGTCCGATAGGGTGAACATAGAGCGGGTGAGGGAGGCATTGAGGGTGGTACAGTCCACCAGCCCTTCTTATATGCTCATGGCGTCCCTGGACTATGCTAGGGCGTTGATGGAGGAAAAGGGCAAGGATATGCTGGAAGTGGCTATTGATTTGGCTGTAGAGATACGACAGCGATTAAAGGATGTGGGTATTGTGTGCCCTGGGGATGAGATGATAGGCCGATATGGAATTGCTGGCTTTGATACCACAAAGCTTATAATAAGCATGTCCCATTGGGGATACAGTGGATACCACATTGAAAAGGTATTGAGGGAACAGTATAAGGTACAGCTGGAGATGTCAGACCCGTATAACGGGCTGGCCATGATAACGATGGCTGATGACAATTCCACTGTGGGCGCATTGCAAAAGGCCCTCATGGACATGGCCCAAAAGTTCCCTAAAAGAGGGCATTTACCTGTGGAAAATGTGGATATTCCTTTGCCACCGATGGCGCTTGCTCCGAGAGAGGCTTATTATTCGCCAAAAGCAGAAGTGCCGCTGGATCAAGCCGAAGGTATGATTTGCGGCGATTTTATTGTGCCATACCCTCCTGGAATACCTGTCCTCTGCCCCGGAGAGATGATAACAAAAGAGGCCATTGAGTGTATAGGGAGGTATGAAAGGGTACAGGGAATAAAAAAAGAGGACGCTTTATCCATTCCTGTGGTGTCCTCCTTTTAA
- a CDS encoding undecaprenyldiphospho-muramoylpentapeptide beta-N-acetylglucosaminyltransferase, with amino-acid sequence MKKVVLTGGGSAGHVTPNLALVPELRRRNWDIAYIGSYNGIERELVEKTNIPYYKISTGKLRRYFSLKNLTDPLLVLQGVLQATMLLRRLKPDVVFSKGGFVSVPVVIGAWINKIPVILHESDITPGLANRISLPFATKICATFPETMRHLPEKKGILTGTPVRSQLLKGSREEGLAFCSFTSKKPVLLVIGGSLGSVKINSLVRAILPDLLRRFQVVHICGKGNMDQQLEKLSGYKQFEFISEELPSVMAAADICISRAGANALFELLALRKPALLIPLSKQASRGDQILNARSFEKQGYSMVLQEEEATEKVLLEKVNQLYENRLQYIKAMEKSQIGDATKVILDLIEHTAKKR; translated from the coding sequence GTGAAAAAGGTTGTCCTGACTGGAGGAGGTAGTGCTGGCCATGTGACGCCTAATCTGGCGCTGGTGCCGGAGTTACGGCGGCGGAATTGGGATATCGCCTACATAGGCAGTTATAATGGTATCGAAAGGGAGCTGGTAGAAAAAACTAATATCCCCTATTACAAAATTTCTACGGGAAAACTGCGCAGGTATTTTTCTCTTAAGAATTTAACAGATCCTCTGCTGGTATTACAGGGTGTATTACAGGCTACTATGCTCTTGAGGAGGCTAAAGCCCGATGTGGTTTTCTCTAAAGGAGGGTTTGTGTCCGTTCCGGTGGTTATAGGCGCATGGATCAATAAAATTCCTGTAATACTTCATGAGTCGGACATAACGCCTGGCCTTGCCAATAGAATTTCCCTACCTTTTGCCACGAAGATTTGTGCCACCTTTCCTGAGACCATGCGGCATTTGCCTGAAAAAAAGGGGATTTTAACAGGTACCCCGGTGCGAAGTCAGTTGCTTAAAGGGTCCAGGGAAGAAGGGCTTGCCTTTTGCAGTTTTACGTCTAAAAAGCCTGTGCTGCTGGTGATTGGCGGTAGCTTAGGCTCTGTAAAGATAAACAGCCTGGTAAGGGCCATACTTCCTGATTTGCTCCGGAGATTTCAGGTCGTACATATATGTGGCAAAGGGAATATGGACCAACAGCTAGAAAAATTAAGCGGGTATAAACAATTTGAGTTTATATCGGAGGAGCTACCTTCGGTTATGGCTGCAGCAGATATATGCATTTCAAGGGCAGGAGCCAATGCCCTATTTGAACTACTGGCGCTTAGAAAGCCGGCTCTTTTAATACCTCTGTCAAAGCAAGCCAGCAGAGGCGATCAGATATTGAACGCCCGTTCTTTTGAAAAACAGGGTTACAGCATGGTGCTACAGGAAGAGGAAGCCACCGAGAAGGTCTTACTGGAAAAGGTAAATCAGCTATATGAAAATCGGCTTCAGTATATTAAAGCGATGGAAAAAAGCCAGATTGGCGATGCCACAAAGGTTATACTGGATTTGATTGAGCACACGGCTAAAAAGAGGTAA
- a CDS encoding DNA polymerase III subunit → MGFDSITGHTTVIKALVKAIQSGRIASSYIFEGPEGVGKFATALAMANAVACSLDIKVFQTDEKTIKIEDIRRLRGDINIVPSGSGRKVYIVRDAEKMTAEAQNAFLKVLEEPPSYGVIVLTCNSLSSLLPTIRSRCIVFHFGPLSKKDIADILVKSHGIHPTKAAFAASLSGGSVSRALAVSTSAEFDEIREVTWGIFCHVLDKQMLKSIEDVEKLQSRQDHIDDILNLLQLWYMDLIYAKLGMYDIISNGDKLEEAKSISLRLSLKALVKSIKLIEQARRRINKYVNFFSTMEDMVIGLQELV, encoded by the coding sequence ATGGGTTTTGACAGTATAACAGGGCATACAACAGTGATAAAGGCTTTGGTTAAGGCGATACAATCTGGTAGGATAGCCAGCTCGTATATATTTGAAGGCCCTGAGGGTGTGGGGAAATTTGCGACAGCATTGGCTATGGCCAATGCTGTCGCTTGTTCACTGGATATAAAGGTCTTTCAGACTGATGAGAAGACCATAAAAATTGAAGATATAAGAAGGCTTAGAGGGGATATAAATATAGTGCCGTCTGGGTCCGGTCGCAAGGTGTACATTGTAAGAGATGCGGAAAAAATGACGGCAGAGGCCCAGAACGCCTTTTTGAAGGTTCTGGAGGAACCGCCCTCCTATGGGGTTATCGTATTGACGTGTAACAGCTTAAGTTCCCTTTTACCTACTATTCGTTCCCGATGCATTGTATTTCACTTTGGCCCGTTGAGCAAAAAGGATATAGCGGATATACTTGTAAAAAGCCACGGAATCCACCCGACCAAGGCGGCTTTTGCCGCCAGCTTGTCAGGAGGATCGGTATCCAGGGCGCTGGCTGTGTCCACCTCGGCAGAATTTGATGAGATAAGAGAGGTTACCTGGGGGATTTTCTGCCATGTACTGGACAAACAGATGCTTAAGAGCATTGAAGACGTGGAAAAGCTGCAGAGCAGGCAGGATCACATTGACGATATATTGAATTTATTGCAATTATGGTATATGGATTTGATATATGCAAAGCTGGGGATGTATGATATAATAAGCAATGGGGATAAGTTAGAAGAGGCCAAATCTATTTCGCTGAGATTATCCCTAAAGGCCTTGGTAAAATCTATAAAGTTGATAGAGCAGGCAAGGCGACGGATTAATAAATACGTAAATTTCTTTTCCACCATGGAAGATATGGTGATCGGTTTACAGGAGTTGGTGTAG
- the tmk gene encoding dTMP kinase has product MFITFEGIDGSGKTTQIKLISDFIKNLKYGIILVREPGSTPVSEKIREILLDKENAMAPETEAYLYAASRAELVKKVIKPALDKGNIVICDRFLDSSLVYQGIARGLGLQAVYQLNTMALGDLKPDVTILLDLDPMVAKARLKKLDRLESEQLDFYRKVREGYLYLADREPERIKVVDAAQGVQQVFEDVLSIIKNKMGRRLL; this is encoded by the coding sequence GTGTTTATCACGTTTGAAGGTATAGATGGGTCTGGTAAAACCACTCAGATAAAATTAATTTCAGACTTTATAAAAAATTTAAAATATGGTATAATTTTGGTAAGGGAACCTGGTAGCACGCCTGTTTCAGAAAAAATACGAGAGATTTTATTGGATAAAGAAAATGCGATGGCTCCTGAAACCGAAGCTTACCTTTATGCGGCTTCTCGCGCGGAACTGGTAAAAAAGGTAATAAAGCCGGCTTTAGACAAAGGAAATATAGTTATATGCGATAGGTTTTTAGATTCCAGCTTGGTTTACCAGGGCATAGCTAGGGGTTTAGGGTTGCAGGCGGTGTATCAGCTGAATACTATGGCATTAGGGGATTTAAAGCCTGATGTGACTATCCTTTTAGATTTGGATCCCATGGTAGCCAAAGCCAGGCTAAAAAAATTAGACAGGCTGGAAAGCGAACAGCTGGATTTTTACAGAAAGGTGAGAGAAGGCTATCTTTATCTGGCAGACCGAGAACCGGAGAGGATTAAAGTTGTGGACGCAGCGCAGGGCGTTCAACAGGTTTTTGAGGATGTATTGTCCATAATCAAAAATAAAATGGGGAGGCGATTGTTGTGA
- the thrC gene encoding threonine synthase — MHYTSTRDAKKSFNSADVIKAGISPDGGLFLPEYIPKMSKSQLQHMIDKDYRGRASDIMQMFLTDFKEQEIGAMISTAYHPAKFDDELIAPLRQLNQNTHILELWHGPTCAFKDMALQVLPHLLVRSAQKTGDASTFVILVATSGDTGKAALEGFADVSGTRIIVFYPEQGVSTMQKLQMITQKGDNVAVIGVAGNFDDAQTGVKAIFNDRGFNERLSERSIKLSSANSINWGRLLPQIVYYVSAYVDLVKSGHIKMGEKVNVVVPTGNFGNILAAYYAREMGIPIGKLICASNANKVLTDFIRTGVYDRRRDLKKTISPSMDILVSSNLERLLFELYNRDDHKIRQMMQLLMEKGVYQIDTPVLEKLQSIFYANYADDYATMKSIKITYDKYHYVVDTHTAVGLKVLEDYRKETGDETIAVVASTASPYKFPKSVLSALNVPIEADQDEFSLLEILSDISRLAIPDSLKKLKGAEIRHKTVCKKDEMKETVANTLSV, encoded by the coding sequence ATGCATTACACAAGCACCAGAGATGCGAAAAAATCTTTCAATTCCGCTGATGTAATAAAGGCAGGGATTTCACCGGATGGTGGCTTGTTTTTACCCGAGTACATACCTAAAATGAGCAAAAGCCAGCTACAGCATATGATAGACAAGGACTACAGGGGTAGGGCCTCAGATATAATGCAAATGTTTCTCACGGATTTTAAGGAGCAGGAAATAGGTGCGATGATATCTACGGCATATCATCCCGCAAAATTTGACGATGAGCTCATCGCGCCGCTCCGCCAACTAAACCAAAACACCCACATCCTGGAATTGTGGCACGGCCCTACATGCGCTTTTAAAGACATGGCCCTTCAGGTTCTCCCACATCTTTTGGTGAGGTCAGCTCAAAAGACCGGCGATGCCAGCACCTTTGTTATCCTCGTAGCCACATCCGGCGATACAGGAAAGGCTGCGCTGGAAGGCTTTGCCGACGTAAGTGGAACCCGTATAATCGTGTTTTACCCCGAACAGGGCGTAAGCACCATGCAGAAGCTTCAGATGATAACCCAGAAAGGCGATAATGTAGCTGTAATAGGGGTTGCAGGCAATTTTGATGATGCTCAGACAGGGGTTAAAGCCATATTCAACGACAGAGGGTTTAACGAAAGATTAAGCGAAAGAAGTATTAAGCTATCATCAGCCAATTCCATTAACTGGGGAAGGCTTCTGCCGCAGATCGTCTATTATGTCTCCGCCTATGTGGACCTGGTTAAATCAGGGCATATCAAAATGGGCGAAAAAGTAAACGTGGTCGTCCCAACAGGCAACTTTGGAAACATACTGGCAGCATATTACGCCAGAGAAATGGGAATTCCCATCGGCAAGCTTATATGTGCATCCAACGCCAACAAAGTGCTTACAGACTTCATAAGGACAGGTGTATACGACAGGAGAAGGGATCTTAAAAAGACCATCTCGCCTTCCATGGATATATTGGTATCCAGCAATCTAGAAAGGCTTTTATTTGAGCTGTACAATAGAGATGACCATAAAATCAGGCAGATGATGCAACTCCTCATGGAAAAAGGCGTGTACCAAATAGACACCCCTGTGCTAGAGAAGCTACAATCGATATTTTACGCTAATTACGCTGATGACTATGCTACCATGAAGAGCATAAAAATTACGTATGATAAGTACCATTATGTGGTGGATACCCACACAGCCGTGGGCCTAAAGGTCCTGGAGGATTACAGAAAAGAAACAGGGGATGAGACCATAGCCGTTGTGGCATCAACCGCCAGCCCGTATAAATTCCCTAAAAGTGTACTTTCTGCACTCAATGTGCCTATTGAGGCCGATCAGGATGAGTTCTCGCTTTTGGAAATCCTATCGGATATCAGCAGATTAGCCATACCTGACAGCCTTAAAAAACTCAAAGGAGCAGAAATCCGCCATAAAACAGTATGCAAAAAAGACGAGATGAAAGAAACGGTCGCAAATACGCTCTCCGTATGA
- a CDS encoding PSP1 domain-containing protein produces the protein MAKVIGVRFKKAGKTYYFDPDGLSIKKGDCVIVETIRGVEFGEVVMGEMEVADDEIVMPLKKVIRVATDEDKIHYAENKEREKKAFDICLKKIQEHGMAMKLVDVEYTFDNNKIIFYFTAEGRVDFRDLVKDLASVFKTRIELRQIGVRDEAKIVGGMGPCGRPLCCKVFLGEFEPVSIKMAKDQGLTINPSKISGLCGRLMCCLNFEQPCYEQLLETLPRVNDLVMTPDDETGTICEINAISRKVKVKIIKEDGIEIYKYFNTDEVVVVNKYDEDYDCDTSDLESLDF, from the coding sequence ATGGCTAAGGTTATAGGTGTAAGGTTTAAAAAAGCAGGTAAGACCTATTATTTTGATCCCGATGGGTTGAGTATAAAAAAAGGGGATTGCGTCATAGTTGAAACCATAAGAGGTGTGGAATTTGGAGAAGTGGTTATGGGCGAGATGGAAGTAGCTGACGATGAGATCGTGATGCCTTTAAAAAAGGTCATAAGGGTAGCTACTGATGAAGATAAGATACACTACGCCGAAAACAAGGAGAGGGAAAAAAAGGCTTTTGACATTTGCCTTAAAAAAATTCAAGAGCACGGCATGGCGATGAAACTGGTGGACGTAGAGTACACCTTTGATAACAACAAGATAATTTTTTATTTTACGGCTGAAGGCAGGGTGGACTTCAGGGATCTGGTAAAGGATTTGGCGTCGGTGTTTAAAACCAGAATTGAGCTCAGGCAGATAGGCGTAAGAGATGAAGCCAAGATCGTTGGGGGTATGGGACCGTGTGGAAGGCCGCTATGCTGTAAAGTTTTCCTGGGAGAATTTGAACCTGTCTCGATAAAGATGGCGAAGGATCAAGGGCTCACTATAAATCCGTCTAAGATCTCGGGCTTGTGCGGAAGGCTTATGTGCTGCCTTAATTTTGAGCAACCCTGTTATGAACAGCTTTTAGAGACCCTGCCGCGCGTAAATGACCTGGTTATGACCCCAGATGATGAAACGGGTACTATATGCGAGATCAACGCCATAAGCAGGAAGGTGAAGGTGAAGATAATAAAAGAGGATGGCATTGAGATATACAAGTACTTTAATACCGACGAGGTGGTCGTTGTAAACAAATACGATGAGGATTACGACTGCGACACCAGTGATCTGGAGTCGTTGGATTTTTAA
- a CDS encoding YaaR family protein: MRVDPLTVKTAISSPAAKEGARAGNPAGLFEREFHNAAERVHGERLNKLLSHIDEVSKAFKENPGIERLIEYKKLVKEFLSEVVKGYELFRRESMDYKGRRKVYIVVEKVEEKLDMMAQQFIQDNKDVIELVKMMDDIRGMLVDLYA, translated from the coding sequence ATGAGGGTAGATCCGCTGACAGTTAAGACGGCGATCTCTTCTCCAGCAGCTAAAGAAGGTGCAAGAGCTGGTAATCCTGCTGGGTTATTTGAGAGGGAGTTTCATAATGCCGCTGAGAGGGTCCACGGCGAGAGGTTAAATAAATTGCTGTCGCACATTGATGAGGTGAGTAAGGCTTTTAAAGAAAACCCCGGTATAGAGCGTTTAATTGAGTACAAAAAGCTGGTTAAAGAATTTCTATCAGAAGTGGTAAAAGGCTATGAGTTGTTTAGAAGGGAGTCCATGGACTATAAAGGCCGAAGAAAGGTTTACATTGTGGTGGAAAAAGTAGAAGAGAAGCTGGATATGATGGCCCAACAGTTTATTCAGGACAATAAAGACGTGATAGAATTGGTCAAGATGATGGATGATATACGGGGTATGCTGGTAGATTTATACGCTTGA
- the argF gene encoding ornithine carbamoyltransferase: protein MNLLNRSLLTLKEYTQEEITYLLDLADKVKEERRKKIVHQRFIGMTLAMIFEKRSTRTRCAFETAFGEEGGHAVFLSTDDIQLGAKESIEDTARVLGRMFDAIEFRGYKQETVETLARYAGVPVYNGLTDMYHPTQVLADLMTLREEFGRLKGLKLVYIGDGRNNMAHSLAIGCAKMGIDYVIISPKELFPDQSFVQEMREIAEKSGASITVTSQIEGNIAGADAIYTDVWASMGEESKASERIKLLTPYKVDKKTMEMTQNRNCIFMHCLPAVKGQEVSFDVIEGPASRVWDEAENRKHTIKALMLATLGKA, encoded by the coding sequence TTGAATCTTTTAAACCGTTCGTTACTTACGCTTAAAGAGTACACTCAGGAAGAAATCACATATCTTTTAGATTTAGCTGACAAAGTAAAAGAGGAAAGGCGAAAAAAAATCGTGCATCAGCGATTTATAGGCATGACGCTGGCCATGATATTCGAAAAACGCTCTACCAGGACCCGGTGCGCCTTTGAAACCGCTTTTGGAGAGGAAGGCGGCCACGCCGTATTCTTATCCACCGACGACATCCAGTTAGGCGCAAAAGAATCCATAGAAGACACTGCCAGGGTACTGGGCAGGATGTTTGACGCTATAGAGTTTAGAGGCTATAAGCAGGAGACCGTAGAAACTCTAGCGAGGTACGCAGGAGTGCCAGTTTACAACGGGCTTACAGATATGTACCACCCCACACAGGTGCTGGCAGACCTCATGACATTGCGAGAAGAATTTGGCAGATTAAAAGGCCTCAAACTCGTCTATATAGGCGACGGCAGAAACAACATGGCCCATTCACTAGCTATTGGATGCGCAAAGATGGGAATTGACTACGTAATAATAAGCCCAAAAGAGTTGTTCCCCGATCAAAGCTTCGTGCAGGAAATGAGGGAAATCGCTGAAAAAAGCGGCGCTTCTATCACGGTGACATCCCAAATAGAAGGCAACATCGCTGGGGCAGACGCTATTTACACCGACGTATGGGCATCCATGGGAGAAGAATCAAAAGCCTCTGAACGCATTAAGCTGCTCACTCCATACAAGGTAGACAAAAAAACAATGGAGATGACCCAAAATAGAAACTGCATATTCATGCATTGTTTGCCCGCAGTAAAAGGTCAAGAGGTGAGCTTTGACGTAATAGAAGGCCCTGCCTCAAGGGTATGGGATGAAGCTGAAAATCGCAAACACACTATAAAAGCGCTTATGTTGGCGACATTAGGAAAAGCCTGA